One Streptomyces sp. B21-105 genomic region harbors:
- a CDS encoding sugar ABC transporter substrate-binding protein — MGLRVSLSAGKGRSLVRASMALTVAVVLTLSGACAGAGGSGGSGDGEDNPTVGLLLPGGGASRFGQFDRPLIEKKLKELCPHCPTTFAATPDPAIQRQQLESMITRGVDVLIVAAVDPELLRPSVEAAHRAGIPVVAYDRLAQGPISGYVTFDGAQVGKLQGEALLKGMGAKAPGGQIVMMNGATTDPNAAWFKQGALDVLRGKVKIGKSYDVVGWRPENAFVDMRSAIAALGGGDIDGVLAANDSLAGAVISALRAAGVRSLPPITGQDADLAAVRRIVRGDQYMTVYKPYKSAADATAEMAVAAGRGESVGSIATGTVDSATTKDIPAVLLPPVSVTVGTVKETLVKDGLYTISQICPPSLRAACAEAGLI, encoded by the coding sequence ATGGGTCTCCGCGTCAGCCTTTCGGCCGGGAAGGGCCGGTCCCTCGTCCGTGCGTCCATGGCGCTCACGGTCGCCGTCGTCCTGACCCTGTCCGGGGCCTGTGCCGGGGCCGGCGGGAGCGGTGGAAGCGGCGACGGGGAGGACAACCCCACCGTCGGCCTGCTGCTCCCGGGCGGCGGCGCCTCCCGATTCGGCCAGTTCGACCGGCCGCTGATCGAGAAGAAGCTGAAGGAGCTGTGCCCGCACTGCCCCACGACCTTCGCCGCCACGCCCGACCCGGCCATCCAGCGGCAGCAGCTCGAGTCCATGATCACGAGGGGGGTGGACGTGCTGATCGTCGCCGCCGTCGACCCGGAGCTGCTGCGCCCGTCGGTCGAGGCCGCGCACCGGGCCGGCATTCCGGTCGTCGCCTACGACCGGCTCGCGCAGGGCCCGATCTCCGGTTACGTCACCTTCGACGGCGCGCAGGTCGGCAAGCTCCAGGGCGAGGCACTCCTCAAGGGCATGGGGGCGAAGGCGCCCGGCGGGCAGATCGTCATGATGAACGGGGCCACCACCGATCCCAACGCCGCCTGGTTCAAGCAGGGGGCCCTCGACGTCCTCCGGGGCAAGGTGAAGATCGGCAAGTCGTACGACGTCGTCGGCTGGCGGCCGGAGAACGCCTTCGTCGACATGCGCAGCGCCATCGCCGCGCTGGGCGGGGGCGACATCGACGGCGTCCTGGCCGCCAACGACAGCCTGGCCGGCGCAGTGATCTCCGCCCTGCGGGCCGCGGGGGTGCGTTCGCTGCCGCCGATCACGGGCCAGGACGCCGACCTCGCGGCGGTGCGCCGCATCGTCCGGGGCGACCAGTACATGACCGTCTACAAGCCGTACAAGTCGGCGGCCGACGCGACGGCCGAGATGGCCGTCGCGGCGGGACGCGGCGAGTCGGTCGGATCCATCGCCACCGGCACCGTCGACAGCGCCACCACGAAGGACATCCCGGCGGTCCTGCTTCCGCCGGTCTCCGTCACCGTGGGCACCGTCAAGGAGACCCTGGTAAAGGATGGTCTGTACACCATCAGTCAGATATGTCCACCGAGCCTCCGCGCCGCCTGTGCCGAAGCCGGACTCATCTGA
- a CDS encoding ATP-binding cassette domain-containing protein yields MAVQPLLALRGVSKRFAAVQALVDVELEIRGGEVVALVGDNAAGKSTLVKVISGVGPADRGVIEWRGVPIQIKRPQDARLLGIATVYQDLAMCDNLDVVGNLFLGREIHRLGVLDEVEMERRTRDLLHTLSIRIPDVRVPVAALSGGQRQVVAITRSLLGEPRLLLLDEPTASLGVEQTTQLLDLIEQLRDRGLGVLLISHNMGDIKAVADRIAVLRLGRNNGVFDVNTASQEQIISSITGASDNAVGHRSTRAEETWP; encoded by the coding sequence GTGGCGGTTCAGCCCTTGCTGGCGCTGCGCGGCGTCTCCAAGCGGTTCGCCGCAGTCCAGGCGCTGGTGGACGTGGAGCTGGAGATCCGGGGCGGGGAGGTGGTCGCCCTGGTGGGCGACAACGCCGCCGGCAAGTCCACGCTCGTCAAGGTGATCTCCGGCGTCGGGCCCGCCGACCGGGGCGTCATCGAGTGGCGCGGCGTCCCCATTCAGATCAAGCGCCCCCAGGACGCCCGGTTGCTGGGCATCGCGACCGTCTACCAGGACCTCGCGATGTGCGACAACCTCGATGTCGTCGGCAACCTCTTCCTCGGCCGGGAGATCCACCGGCTCGGGGTTCTCGACGAGGTCGAGATGGAGCGCCGCACCCGCGATCTGCTGCACACCCTGTCCATCCGCATCCCTGACGTGCGGGTGCCGGTCGCCGCCCTGTCCGGCGGTCAGCGGCAGGTCGTCGCGATCACCCGTTCGCTCCTCGGCGAGCCCCGGCTCCTGCTGCTGGACGAGCCCACCGCCTCCCTGGGCGTCGAGCAGACGACGCAGCTCCTGGACCTCATCGAGCAACTGCGCGACCGGGGCCTCGGCGTTCTCCTCATCAGCCACAACATGGGCGACATCAAGGCCGTCGCCGACCGGATCGCCGTCCTGCGTCTCGGGCGCAACAACGGCGTGTTCGACGTGAACACCGCCTCCCAGGAGCAGATCATCTCCTCCATCACCGGCGCGTCGGACAACGCCGTCGGCCACCGCTCGACCCGTGCCGAGGAGACCTGGCCGTGA
- a CDS encoding sugar ABC transporter permease encodes MAVTGRKNGAHADEAAPDTGRTQNPARRGAGVLRAGADAVGRRLHTHDLGPVPVLLALVVTWTIFQILDHNFLSPRNLSVLSVDIVGTGMIAVGIVFVLLIGEIDLSVGSLAGLAGAVFASLNVNLGMPEWLAVIIAVLCGAAAGAVHGFSFARIGVPAFVVTLAGLLAWNGLMLYLLGTETAINFDETGLVATLTSRNFSSAAVTYGLATLAPAAYLLASLREHGRRAAAGMPGPPVSGIWVRAALLAIVAFGAVLVLNRFEGVPLALLIFLAVVVASDLFLRRTPYGRQVLALGGGVEAARRSGLDVTRVRIAVFVASGTLAAVGGLFVASRLTSASQVPGSGMLLINAIAAAVVGGTSLFGGRGSPWSALLGVLMIQSIASGMALLGVEPPVQFMVTGGVLYTAVVLDSLARRAARAR; translated from the coding sequence CTGGCCGTGACGGGGAGGAAGAACGGGGCGCACGCCGACGAGGCCGCGCCCGACACGGGCCGCACGCAGAACCCGGCACGGCGGGGCGCCGGGGTTCTTCGGGCGGGCGCCGATGCGGTGGGCCGCCGGCTGCACACACACGACCTCGGACCGGTCCCCGTCCTGCTCGCTCTCGTCGTCACCTGGACGATCTTCCAGATCCTCGACCACAACTTCCTCTCGCCGCGCAATCTGTCCGTGCTCAGCGTGGACATCGTCGGCACCGGCATGATCGCCGTCGGCATCGTCTTCGTGCTGCTGATCGGCGAGATCGACCTTTCGGTGGGCTCGCTCGCCGGCCTGGCGGGCGCCGTGTTCGCCTCGCTCAATGTGAACCTCGGGATGCCGGAATGGCTCGCCGTGATCATCGCGGTGCTCTGCGGCGCGGCCGCCGGGGCGGTGCACGGGTTCTCCTTCGCCCGGATCGGCGTTCCCGCGTTCGTCGTCACCCTCGCCGGCCTGCTCGCCTGGAACGGCCTGATGCTCTACCTGCTGGGGACCGAGACCGCCATCAACTTCGACGAGACCGGTCTGGTCGCCACGCTGACCAGCCGCAACTTCAGCTCCGCCGCCGTCACCTACGGCCTGGCGACGCTCGCCCCGGCCGCCTACCTCCTCGCCTCGCTGCGGGAGCACGGACGCCGCGCCGCAGCCGGGATGCCGGGCCCGCCGGTGAGCGGGATCTGGGTGCGCGCGGCCCTGCTGGCGATCGTCGCGTTCGGCGCCGTCCTGGTCCTGAACCGGTTCGAGGGAGTGCCGCTCGCCCTGCTGATCTTCCTCGCGGTCGTCGTCGCCTCGGACCTCTTCCTGCGCCGCACGCCGTACGGCCGGCAGGTCCTCGCCCTGGGCGGCGGCGTCGAGGCGGCCCGGCGATCCGGCCTGGACGTGACGCGCGTGCGGATCGCGGTGTTCGTGGCGTCGGGGACGCTGGCGGCGGTCGGCGGCCTGTTCGTCGCGTCGCGCCTCACCTCGGCGAGCCAGGTGCCGGGCTCCGGCATGCTGCTGATCAACGCCATCGCCGCAGCCGTCGTCGGCGGCACCAGCCTGTTCGGCGGGCGCGGCTCGCCCTGGTCGGCGCTGCTGGGCGTGCTCATGATCCAGTCGATCGCCTCCGGCATGGCGCTGCTGGGGGTCGAGCCCCCGGTGCAGTTCATGGTCACCGGCGGGGTGCTGTACACCGCGGTGGTCCTGGACTCCCTGGCCCGCCGCGCCGCACGCGCCCGGTGA